CATCTTTTCACCATTTATTGTATTAACTGTGGAAATACGGATATCTATTTCATCATCTCCAACCCTATATTTAAAACTACCATCTTGTGGTAGTCGTCTTTGCGAAATATCTAATTTCCCTAAAACTTTTATACTACTAATTATCAGTAACCCTTCTTCCCGGGAAATAAATTCAATATTCTGTAGTAGACCATCAATTCTATATTTTAATCGATATCCACTTTTTTCAGGATGAAAGTGGATATCACTGGCATTATTGAGATATCCCTTTGTAATAATGTCCTTTACCTTTGTAGATATTTCCAAGCCAATCACCCCAAGATGCTAATCTCCTAGTTGATAAAATTCTACATTTTTCTAAATTTTCCTCTTTTATATGACAAAAAACATTCCTTTTATTTTGTGATAGCATGATAACCTGATTCTTTAATAGGCCTTTTACCAGTCCAAATATAAAAAGATTCTATTCCCTGTAAAACCAACAATTCTAAACCACTTATATACTGGCTAACTGGAAATTTAGGAGTTTTTTTATAGTTTGCATCAACTAATATGTTATCTTCTTTTCCCACCATAAATGGCTCTATATCTACATCTAAAGGTAAAGTATTAACAACTACTCCATTACTTAAATTTAATTTTTGAAATTGGGTAAAGGTCATACATTGGGCCAAGGGATATTTTTTTATTATTTCATTCCCATTATCGAGATTTCGGCAAACTACAGTAACTTCCTTTCCTTTTAAAGCATACAATGTAGTTTTAGCCATGTTTCCGCTTCCTAAAATATAATATTTACCTGAAAAATCTTTTTCTAATTCAGTAAAAATTGCCATCATCCCTAAGACATCGGTGTTATATCCAATCCACTGGTCTCCCTCTTTTTTTACTGTATTTACACTGCCAATTTCTTTAGCAACATCATCAATGATGTCTACATAGGGAATAATTTTATCTTTAAGTGGATATGTAACATTAAACCCTTTATAGATTTCTTTTAAATATTGGATTTTGTCCTTTAACTCTTCCCCTTTAATTTCTTCTCTACCGTATTGGGCAGGGATATTAAATTGTTGGAACCAGTAATTATGCATTTGTGGCGATAAGCTGTGATTTACAGGATTTCCTATAACACAATATTTCTCCATTTAAGTTACCTCCCTATTCTTACAAATTATTAAAATTAATATTAAATTTTCTGTTGACATTTATTATATGAAATGATAGTATAAAATTGAACCACTGAAAGTGCGAATGCATTGTAGGTGGTGTTTTTTTATTTTATATTTTTAGGATAATTTACTATACCAAATTCATTATCCGAGGTAGCTTTACAATTTAAACATTCTTTAATTATTTTCAAAAAATTGATTATATCATTCATATTAAGTATATTACTTACTCTATTTGCCCAATTATCATTTATAAATGTTTTAGAACTATATAAATAAACTATATAAGCTACTAAATCAGCAACTTGTAAAAAATAAGATTCCTTTGAATCTTTAGGCAAAGGATCCTCTATAAGAAGTTTTATTTCTTTATTTAAATAATATCCTGGAAAAATTTTAGAAGGTATAAGATTATATCTTTGTATTCTCCTTGAAGTCTTTCTCATTTTCCCAATTCTACCTTCGTCTGTAATAATAAGAAAGTTGGAATTACCTTTTTCACACAAATCATTTTCAATTCTTTGTATATTATAAGAGAAAGCAACATCTAAAACATCATAGTCATTTTTTAATATATTTGGTTTTACGATAACAACATTAATTATTTTTATATCTAGTTCAGCGATACATTTAAAATATTCTAAAAGTATATTCTTTTTTGTAGAAAAATCCCAATTATAATTCCTATAAGGATTTTTATCTGTTAAAAAATCTTTTGTATGAAATTCTAATTTCATAGGAAAATTATAATTCATTTTTAATTGTCTGCGAAAATTTACTAATAAATTGTAATTGTTTTTCCACGCTTTTACATCCATATAAATACTTGTTAAAACAAATAATTTTGATGAATATTTGGGAAATCCATCATCTCCACTTTCATCAAAATATGCTATATACATAAAATTCCCTCCCTATTAAAACAATCTTTTTAACTTACACAATTTTTACTAATATATAACTTTAATCATCATTTTCACACCTACCTCGAAAATTTATAAAATTATTTACAATTATATACCTTTTTAATAAAAAAGAAAATCCCCTTCTTAAATATAGGGGATTTTCACGTTTCAACTAATTCCTCTAATTGATCTTCTTCCCTTACAGGAGGGTCTATAAAATATAGGTTGATTTGTAAATGGTTGCCTACCCGTTTCAAACCAATATCACCTAATTTTAAATTTTTGATTTCCGGCTGTTCTCTTCGACCTTCTTGAACAGCTTCCTTTATGACTTGTAAAATATCAATATTATTCCACTCAACTTT
The Anaerobranca gottschalkii DSM 13577 DNA segment above includes these coding regions:
- a CDS encoding DUF3800 domain-containing protein; this encodes MYIAYFDESGDDGFPKYSSKLFVLTSIYMDVKAWKNNYNLLVNFRRQLKMNYNFPMKLEFHTKDFLTDKNPYRNYNWDFSTKKNILLEYFKCIAELDIKIINVVIVKPNILKNDYDVLDVAFSYNIQRIENDLCEKGNSNFLIITDEGRIGKMRKTSRRIQRYNLIPSKIFPGYYLNKEIKLLIEDPLPKDSKESYFLQVADLVAYIVYLYSSKTFINDNWANRVSNILNMNDIINFLKIIKECLNCKATSDNEFGIVNYPKNIK
- a CDS encoding shikimate dehydrogenase family protein yields the protein MEKYCVIGNPVNHSLSPQMHNYWFQQFNIPAQYGREEIKGEELKDKIQYLKEIYKGFNVTYPLKDKIIPYVDIIDDVAKEIGSVNTVKKEGDQWIGYNTDVLGMMAIFTELEKDFSGKYYILGSGNMAKTTLYALKGKEVTVVCRNLDNGNEIIKKYPLAQCMTFTQFQKLNLSNGVVVNTLPLDVDIEPFMVGKEDNILVDANYKKTPKFPVSQYISGLELLVLQGIESFYIWTGKRPIKESGYHAITK